One region of Skermanella mucosa genomic DNA includes:
- a CDS encoding NAD(P)/FAD-dependent oxidoreductase: MQNTGRRTFLKLAALNLAGAAAAGVVAMPRIARAAGPKVVVVGGGPAGATAAKYLKHFDPSVEVTLIEANPQYHTCFMSNEVIGGERKLESLAIGYDGLKKHGIAVVHDLVTGVDGTARTVTTKGGQTFGFDRCVVAPGIELNYAGLEGYGVEAAEKMPHAWKAGAQTALLRRQLEAMPDGGTFVMVAPANPFRCPPGPYERASLIANYFKHHKPKSKVIILDAKDAFSKQPLFKEAWEKFYGFGTADSMITWVPLKEGGKVLKVDPGTMTVTAEAGTFKGDVVNVIPPQGAGRIAVDAGLTEGAWVPVNKGTFEAKKLPGVYVMGDAADAATMPKSAYGANSQAKVAAAAVVSALKGQEPPKPSYINTCYSVAGTDHCFSIAGVYGYSAADNKIVELPDAGGISPLGASAEDRRRELMYAYSWFDNIRHDAWG; encoded by the coding sequence ATGCAGAACACCGGACGCCGGACCTTCCTGAAGCTCGCGGCCCTTAACCTCGCGGGAGCCGCCGCGGCCGGCGTGGTCGCGATGCCCCGCATCGCCCGCGCCGCCGGACCCAAGGTGGTCGTGGTCGGCGGCGGGCCGGCCGGAGCCACCGCCGCCAAATACCTGAAGCATTTCGACCCCTCGGTCGAGGTCACGCTGATCGAGGCCAACCCCCAGTACCACACCTGCTTCATGAGCAACGAGGTGATCGGCGGCGAGCGCAAGCTGGAGAGCCTGGCGATCGGCTATGACGGGCTGAAGAAGCACGGCATCGCCGTGGTCCACGACCTGGTGACCGGCGTCGACGGCACGGCCAGGACCGTGACCACCAAGGGCGGCCAGACCTTCGGCTTCGACCGCTGCGTCGTGGCGCCGGGGATCGAGCTGAACTATGCCGGCCTCGAAGGCTACGGCGTCGAGGCGGCGGAGAAGATGCCGCACGCCTGGAAGGCAGGGGCGCAGACCGCGCTGCTGCGCCGCCAGCTCGAAGCCATGCCCGACGGCGGCACCTTCGTCATGGTCGCCCCGGCCAACCCGTTCCGCTGCCCGCCCGGCCCGTACGAGCGCGCCAGCCTGATCGCCAACTATTTCAAGCACCACAAGCCCAAGTCGAAGGTCATCATCCTCGACGCCAAGGACGCCTTCTCCAAGCAGCCGCTGTTCAAGGAGGCCTGGGAGAAGTTCTACGGCTTCGGCACGGCCGACAGCATGATCACCTGGGTCCCCCTCAAGGAGGGCGGCAAGGTGCTGAAGGTCGATCCGGGCACCATGACGGTGACGGCTGAAGCGGGGACCTTCAAGGGCGACGTGGTCAACGTGATCCCGCCGCAGGGCGCTGGCCGGATCGCGGTCGATGCCGGCCTGACCGAGGGAGCTTGGGTTCCGGTCAACAAGGGGACCTTCGAGGCGAAGAAGCTCCCCGGGGTCTACGTCATGGGCGACGCCGCCGACGCGGCGACCATGCCCAAGTCGGCCTACGGCGCCAATTCCCAGGCCAAGGTCGCCGCCGCGGCGGTGGTCTCCGCGCTGAAGGGGCAGGAGCCGCCGAAGCCGTCCTACATCAACACCTGCTATTCCGTGGCCGGCACGGACCACTGCTTCTCGATCGCGGGGGTCTACGGCTACAGCGCGGCCGACAACAAGATCGTCGAACTGCCGGATGCCGGCGGCATCTCGCCGCTCGGCGCGTCGGCCGAGGACCGCCGGCGGGAGCTGATGTACGCCTACAGCTGGTTCGACAATATCCGCCACGACGCCTGGGGCTGA
- a CDS encoding transcriptional regulator, giving the protein MIARVLSLLAFLSLPFGPSLAAELVMFEAEGCAWCAAWDRQIGPVYPLTDEGRRAPLRRVDLHGPRPDDLGRITGVVHTPTFVLTEDGREIGRIRGYPGEDFFWAMLGDLIRKLDP; this is encoded by the coding sequence ATGATCGCCCGCGTCCTGAGCCTCCTCGCCTTCCTCTCGCTCCCCTTCGGCCCGTCGCTCGCCGCCGAGCTGGTGATGTTCGAAGCGGAAGGCTGTGCCTGGTGCGCGGCCTGGGACCGGCAGATCGGCCCCGTCTACCCGCTGACCGACGAGGGCCGGCGGGCGCCGCTGCGCCGCGTCGACCTTCATGGTCCGCGGCCGGACGACCTCGGGCGGATCACGGGGGTCGTCCATACGCCGACCTTCGTCCTGACCGAGGACGGGCGCGAGATCGGCCGCATCCGGGGCTACCCGGGCGAGGATTTCTTCTGGGCCATGCTGGGCGACCTGATCCGCAAGCTGGATCCCTGA
- the soxY gene encoding thiosulfate oxidation carrier protein SoxY — MPNSNPAAGISRRGLLATAGAGVIAAAGTVFLPPPAHATVEAATKFMASLIGNRTPVAGRVKLTMPEIAENGNTVPVAVTVDSPMTDADHVKVIHIMADGNPAPEVASFHLSPANGRAEITTRMRMSTTQNVWAVAEMKDGSVYIDKTEVKVTIGGCGG, encoded by the coding sequence ATGCCGAACTCTAACCCGGCCGCCGGCATCAGCCGCCGCGGCCTGCTCGCCACCGCCGGCGCCGGCGTGATCGCCGCCGCGGGCACGGTCTTCCTGCCGCCGCCCGCCCATGCCACGGTCGAGGCGGCCACCAAGTTCATGGCGAGCCTGATCGGCAACCGGACCCCCGTCGCGGGCCGGGTCAAGCTGACCATGCCGGAGATCGCGGAGAACGGGAACACCGTGCCGGTCGCGGTCACCGTCGACAGCCCCATGACCGACGCCGACCACGTCAAGGTCATCCACATCATGGCCGACGGCAATCCCGCGCCGGAAGTCGCCTCGTTCCACCTGTCGCCGGCCAACGGCCGGGCCGAGATCACGACCCGGATGCGCATGTCGACCACGCAGAACGTCTGGGCGGTCGCGGAGATGAAGGACGGATCGGTCTACATCGACAAGACCGAGGTCAAGGTCACCATCGGCGGCTGCGGCGGCTGA
- the soxC gene encoding sulfite dehydrogenase, translating to MNDQDETAPPRTPTAVRPGESPSRRSFLRKVAGGTAGLAAAPALLSGTSRPALAGPADPANLPPNNPPWTTTAGYGVVEYPYGMPSPYEANVVRRNVDWLTADRIASISFTPLADLSGIITPNGVCFERHHGGCADINPDEHRLMIHGMVDRPMIFTMDDITRFPSVSRIHFLECPANGGMEWKGAQMTRLQYTHGMIHCCEWTGVPLSVLLDECGVKPGAKWILAEGADAAGNHRSIPMDKALDDALVAWGQNGERLRREQGYPIRLFLPGYEGNMSVKWLRRLEVGDKPWHSREETSRYTDLMADGKARKFTFMQEANSVITFPCPEKPIRQGPGLYHVSGLAWSGRGKIRRVDFSADGGNTWTPARLNEPVLSKCLTRFEIPWTWDGKDAFLQCRAIDETGYVQPSLPQLRAVRGTNSIYHKNSIYTWHVLPGGEVENVQIS from the coding sequence ATGAACGACCAAGACGAAACTGCCCCTCCGCGCACCCCGACGGCCGTCCGGCCCGGGGAGAGCCCGTCGCGCCGCTCCTTCCTGCGCAAGGTCGCGGGCGGGACCGCCGGCCTCGCGGCGGCGCCGGCGCTGCTGTCGGGAACCTCCCGCCCGGCGCTGGCCGGCCCGGCCGATCCGGCGAACCTGCCGCCCAACAATCCGCCCTGGACGACCACGGCCGGCTACGGGGTGGTCGAATACCCCTATGGCATGCCGTCGCCCTACGAGGCGAACGTGGTCCGGCGCAACGTCGACTGGCTGACGGCGGACCGCATCGCCTCGATCAGCTTCACGCCGCTGGCCGACCTGTCCGGCATCATCACGCCCAACGGCGTATGCTTCGAGCGCCACCACGGCGGTTGCGCCGACATCAACCCGGACGAGCACCGGCTGATGATCCACGGCATGGTCGACCGGCCGATGATCTTCACCATGGACGACATCACCCGCTTCCCCTCGGTCAGCCGCATCCATTTCCTGGAGTGCCCGGCCAACGGCGGGATGGAGTGGAAGGGCGCGCAGATGACGCGCCTGCAATACACCCACGGCATGATCCATTGCTGCGAATGGACCGGCGTGCCGCTCTCGGTCCTGCTCGACGAGTGCGGCGTGAAGCCCGGGGCCAAGTGGATCCTGGCCGAGGGCGCCGACGCCGCCGGCAACCACCGCTCGATCCCGATGGACAAGGCGCTGGACGACGCGCTGGTCGCCTGGGGCCAGAACGGCGAGCGGCTGCGGCGCGAGCAGGGCTATCCGATCCGCCTGTTCCTGCCCGGCTACGAGGGGAACATGAGCGTCAAGTGGCTGCGCCGGCTGGAGGTCGGCGACAAGCCCTGGCACAGCCGGGAGGAGACGTCGCGCTACACCGACCTGATGGCGGACGGCAAGGCGCGCAAGTTCACCTTCATGCAGGAGGCCAACTCGGTCATCACCTTCCCCTGCCCTGAAAAGCCGATACGCCAGGGGCCGGGCCTGTACCACGTGTCGGGCCTGGCCTGGAGCGGCCGGGGCAAGATCCGCCGGGTGGACTTCTCGGCCGACGGCGGCAACACCTGGACGCCCGCCCGGCTGAACGAGCCGGTGCTGTCCAAGTGCCTGACCCGGTTCGAGATCCCGTGGACCTGGGACGGCAAGGACGCCTTCCTGCAATGCCGGGCGATCGACGAGACCGGGTATGTCCAGCCCTCGCTGCCGCAGCTCCGCGCGGTCCGGGGCACCAACAGCATCTACCACAAGAACAGCATCTACACGTGGCATGTCCTGCCCGGCGGCGAGGTCGAGAATGTCCAGATTTCCTGA
- a CDS encoding DsrE family protein, whose amino-acid sequence MGPAVRRLAAALVLAGAAFGGAGHSPASADTVLASPEPSPEAPRRLLLQLTSSDEKDINNLFYNAVNVQDFYGQDNAEVVIVAFGAGMQALYADVSPVAERVRSLMRYGVAFIGCANTMKTQNRTPADLIPGVEVVTAGVAEIVERQLAGWVYVRP is encoded by the coding sequence ATGGGTCCGGCGGTCAGGCGCCTGGCGGCAGCCCTGGTCCTGGCCGGGGCGGCTTTCGGCGGCGCGGGGCATTCCCCGGCGTCGGCCGACACCGTGCTGGCCAGCCCGGAGCCGAGCCCGGAGGCTCCCCGCCGGCTGCTGCTGCAACTCACCAGCTCGGACGAGAAGGATATCAATAACCTTTTCTACAATGCGGTGAACGTCCAGGACTTCTACGGCCAGGACAATGCCGAGGTGGTGATCGTCGCCTTCGGCGCCGGCATGCAGGCGCTCTACGCCGACGTCTCGCCGGTGGCGGAACGGGTCCGCAGCCTGATGCGGTACGGCGTCGCCTTCATCGGCTGCGCCAACACCATGAAGACCCAGAACCGCACCCCCGCCGACCTGATCCCCGGGGTCGAGGTGGTGACCGCCGGCGTGGCCGAGATCGTGGAGCGCCAGCTGGCCGGCTGGGTCTATGTCCGGCCATGA
- a CDS encoding c-type cytochrome — MPVRIIAPAVLILAALLAALPAGAEEVLSSIARGGRLYDNWHVETGEHERRISHLGKERAEGAAGTGSGRCVDCHGWDYRGADGASGGTARGLGAFQGGDPAAVAALLRHPSHGYGALLDAEDIQDLANFVTGGQVAMTDHIDPATLRARGEPARGAVYFQTICANCHGADGLQVESMPPLGELGRDQPWHALHSMMNGHPNGSMSALRALDRAVLTDTLAYLQTLPQRDPTASLVRGGRLYDNWFKENGRTPPAGLHPSFPAARAAKDEGLRPQSTWRCVECHGWDYRGRDGIAGLRNLEGTDPAAVAAALSDQVHQFGGLLSVRDLTDLARFVTQGQVDMAAFIDGAERRFKGDAAAGEPFFQTICATCHGKDGRAVRTMPPLGRMVASDPWRSLHSVYNGHPGDTMPPLRAMPAETIGSILAYAQTLPAKK, encoded by the coding sequence ATGCCCGTCCGCATCATCGCTCCGGCCGTCCTGATCCTGGCGGCGCTTCTCGCGGCCCTCCCGGCCGGCGCGGAGGAGGTCCTGTCCTCGATCGCGCGGGGCGGCCGGCTCTACGACAACTGGCACGTGGAGACCGGCGAGCACGAGCGCCGGATCTCCCATCTCGGCAAGGAGCGGGCCGAGGGCGCCGCCGGGACCGGTTCCGGGCGCTGCGTGGACTGCCACGGCTGGGATTACCGCGGCGCCGACGGCGCCTCGGGCGGGACCGCCAGGGGCCTCGGCGCCTTCCAGGGCGGCGACCCGGCGGCGGTCGCGGCGCTGCTGCGCCACCCGTCCCATGGCTACGGCGCGCTGCTCGACGCGGAGGACATCCAGGACCTCGCCAATTTCGTTACCGGCGGCCAGGTCGCCATGACGGACCACATCGATCCTGCGACCCTCAGGGCCCGGGGCGAGCCGGCCCGGGGCGCCGTCTATTTCCAGACGATCTGCGCCAACTGCCATGGTGCCGACGGGCTCCAGGTCGAAAGCATGCCGCCGCTGGGCGAGCTTGGCCGCGACCAGCCCTGGCACGCCCTGCACAGCATGATGAACGGCCATCCCAACGGCAGCATGTCGGCGCTTCGGGCGCTGGACCGGGCCGTCCTGACCGACACGCTGGCCTATCTCCAGACCCTTCCCCAGCGCGACCCGACCGCCTCGCTGGTCCGCGGCGGCCGGCTCTACGACAACTGGTTCAAGGAGAACGGCCGGACGCCGCCGGCGGGGCTGCACCCCTCGTTCCCGGCCGCCCGGGCGGCCAAGGACGAGGGACTTCGCCCGCAATCCACCTGGCGCTGCGTCGAGTGCCACGGCTGGGACTATCGCGGGCGCGACGGCATCGCCGGGCTGCGGAACCTGGAGGGGACAGACCCGGCCGCCGTGGCGGCGGCGCTGTCGGACCAGGTCCACCAGTTCGGCGGCCTGCTGTCGGTCCGCGACCTCACCGACCTGGCGCGCTTCGTGACGCAGGGGCAGGTGGACATGGCGGCCTTCATCGACGGTGCGGAGCGTCGGTTCAAGGGCGACGCCGCCGCCGGCGAACCCTTCTTCCAAACCATCTGCGCCACCTGCCACGGCAAGGACGGCCGCGCCGTCCGGACCATGCCGCCGCTCGGCCGGATGGTCGCGTCGGACCCGTGGCGATCGCTGCACAGCGTCTACAACGGCCATCCCGGAGACACCATGCCGCCGCTCCGCGCGATGCCGGCGGAAACCATCGGCAGCATCCTGGCCTACGCCCAGACCCTGCCCGCCAAGAAATGA
- a CDS encoding c-type cytochrome — translation MSRFPEKAKSRSVLLGGLLAATLLSGAASAGERYGFGRPVTPEEVAGWNRTVRAEDGLGLPAGSGNATDGEEVFSEKCAVCHGDFGEGTRYLPLAGGFDTLATADPVRTVGSFWPYAPGVFSYIYTSMPFGQAHSLTADETYGIVAYILYLNDLLGQDETLDAAKLVSIRMPNRDGFLEEDPRPDVPAGEPCMKDCRKGEPVRITARAVDANITPDIAPAGK, via the coding sequence ATGTCCAGATTTCCTGAGAAAGCGAAAAGTCGCTCCGTCCTGCTGGGCGGCCTGCTCGCCGCGACCCTGCTGTCCGGCGCCGCCTCGGCCGGCGAGCGCTACGGCTTCGGCCGCCCGGTCACCCCGGAGGAGGTCGCCGGCTGGAACCGGACCGTCCGGGCGGAGGACGGGCTGGGCCTGCCCGCCGGAAGCGGCAACGCCACCGACGGCGAGGAGGTTTTCTCGGAAAAATGCGCCGTCTGCCACGGCGACTTCGGCGAGGGCACCCGCTACCTGCCGCTGGCCGGGGGCTTCGACACGCTGGCCACGGCCGACCCGGTGCGCACGGTGGGCAGCTTCTGGCCCTACGCGCCGGGCGTCTTCAGCTACATCTACACCTCGATGCCGTTCGGCCAGGCCCACAGCCTGACCGCGGACGAGACCTACGGCATCGTCGCCTACATCCTCTACTTGAACGACCTGCTGGGCCAGGACGAGACGCTGGACGCCGCCAAGCTGGTGTCGATCAGGATGCCCAACCGGGACGGCTTCCTGGAAGAGGACCCCCGTCCGGACGTCCCCGCCGGTGAGCCGTGCATGAAGGACTGCCGCAAGGGCGAGCCGGTCAGGATCACCGCCCGCGCGGTGGACGCCAACATCACGCCCGACATCGCGCCGGCGGGCAAGTGA
- a CDS encoding NapC/NirT family cytochrome c: protein MFGRLWNRLARPWPVFGGGMVLIFSGVAAAVVFLGGFTVFAEYTNRMEFCISCHEMETGTYAEYRKSIHFTNRTGVRAECEDCHVPKEFGPKLVAKVVAVKDVWHHLLGTIDTPEKFEAHRLEMATRVWARMESTQSRECRNCHAFDAMNLGEQGRRAKVRHPVAMQEGKHCIDCHKGIVHELPAGYDPK, encoded by the coding sequence ATGTTCGGCCGTCTCTGGAATCGGCTTGCGCGCCCGTGGCCCGTCTTCGGCGGCGGGATGGTCCTGATCTTCTCGGGCGTGGCCGCCGCGGTCGTGTTCCTCGGCGGGTTCACCGTCTTCGCCGAATACACCAACCGCATGGAGTTCTGCATCTCGTGCCACGAGATGGAGACCGGGACCTATGCCGAGTACCGCAAGAGCATCCATTTCACCAACCGCACCGGCGTCCGGGCGGAGTGCGAGGACTGCCACGTCCCCAAGGAGTTCGGCCCCAAGCTGGTCGCCAAGGTCGTGGCCGTCAAGGATGTCTGGCATCACCTGCTGGGCACCATCGACACGCCCGAGAAGTTCGAGGCCCACCGGCTGGAGATGGCGACCCGCGTCTGGGCGCGCATGGAAAGCACCCAGTCGCGCGAGTGCCGGAACTGCCACGCCTTCGACGCCATGAACCTGGGCGAGCAGGGGCGGCGGGCCAAGGTCCGGCACCCCGTGGCGATGCAGGAAGGCAAGCATTGCATCGACTGCCACAAGGGCATCGTCCACGAGCTGCCCGCCGGATACGACCCCAAGTGA
- a CDS encoding GlcG/HbpS family heme-binding protein: MKKRITLAAALLFGIAVSPAQPRAEGEALVTFRSLSPAAALDLARAVLDSCHHKGFQVAVAVVDRFGTPQVMLRDQFAGPHTPDTATAKAWTAISFRSDTLKLAASTAGDQAQSGARFIAGAVMLGGGLPVEAGGSIVGGVGVSGGPSGEADDACARTGIAAIEDKLF; this comes from the coding sequence ATGAAGAAGCGCATCACTCTTGCCGCGGCCCTGCTGTTCGGCATCGCCGTTTCCCCCGCGCAGCCCCGGGCCGAGGGCGAGGCCCTCGTCACGTTCCGCAGCCTCAGCCCCGCGGCGGCGCTCGATCTCGCGCGGGCGGTCCTGGACAGCTGCCACCACAAGGGATTCCAGGTGGCCGTGGCGGTCGTCGACCGGTTCGGGACGCCGCAGGTCATGCTGCGCGACCAGTTCGCCGGTCCGCACACGCCGGACACCGCGACGGCCAAGGCCTGGACGGCGATCAGCTTCCGCTCTGACACCCTGAAGCTGGCGGCGTCCACCGCGGGCGACCAGGCCCAGTCGGGCGCCCGCTTCATCGCCGGCGCGGTCATGCTGGGCGGCGGGCTCCCGGTCGAAGCCGGCGGATCGATCGTCGGCGGCGTCGGCGTGTCCGGCGGCCCGTCGGGCGAGGCGGACGACGCCTGCGCGCGCACCGGGATCGCCGCGATCGAGGACAAGCTGTTCTGA
- a CDS encoding c-type cytochrome, with translation MRPSIPSRRLGSALLLGAILWSAPALADLETELLAVSCAACHGTDGSSIGIATPTIASLSPEYFVDSMIAYKTETRPSTVMGRIAKGYSDAQIDKLAEYFEGKPFDRPGQAVDQAKVDAGKGLAKKYCESCHEEEGKVGEGVGVLAGQRLPYMQFSVTDFLSGRRAMEKRQKQKFDALLADQGRDAFDAILHYYASVK, from the coding sequence GTGAGGCCATCAATCCCAAGCCGCCGCCTGGGGTCCGCCCTCCTGCTCGGCGCGATCCTGTGGTCGGCGCCGGCGCTGGCGGATCTGGAGACCGAACTGCTCGCCGTGTCCTGCGCGGCGTGCCACGGAACCGACGGCAGCAGCATCGGTATCGCGACTCCCACGATCGCCAGCCTGTCGCCGGAATACTTCGTCGACAGCATGATCGCCTACAAGACCGAGACGCGGCCCTCCACCGTCATGGGGCGGATCGCCAAGGGCTACAGCGACGCCCAGATCGACAAGCTGGCCGAGTATTTCGAGGGCAAGCCGTTCGACCGGCCCGGACAGGCCGTCGATCAGGCCAAGGTCGATGCCGGCAAGGGGCTGGCGAAGAAATACTGCGAATCCTGCCACGAGGAGGAGGGCAAGGTCGGCGAGGGCGTCGGCGTGCTCGCCGGGCAGCGGCTGCCCTACATGCAGTTCTCGGTGACCGACTTCCTGTCCGGCCGGCGCGCGATGGAAAAGCGCCAGAAGCAGAAGTTCGACGCATTGCTCGCCGACCAGGGCCGGGACGCGTTCGACGCGATCCTCCATTACTATGCCAGCGTGAAGTGA
- the soxB gene encoding thiosulfohydrolase SoxB: protein MFNRRDFLQVAAAATTLTGFSGSLSQAIAEGAITQDGLLRFDPVGTVTLLHVTDIHAQLVPIFFREPSVNLGIGEAAGVAPHVTGDAFLKKFGIRQGSAEAYAFSSEGYAGLAAEYGRVGGLDRMATLVKAIRAERPGKTLLLEGGDSLQGSYGALKTRGGDMAAALKALGVEGCTFHWEFTYGTERVKELIEELGCPFVAGNVLDTEWDEQAFKPYEMYERGGVKIVVVGQAFPYTPVANPRYMNPTLSFGIREDLVRKHVEAARAEGAGLVVLLSHNGFDVDRKLASRVAGIDVVLSGHTHDAVPAVVPVGRTLIVASGSHGKFLSRLDLDVRGGEVKDYRFQLIPVFSDAIAPDPDMAGVIEGLRAPFKPELSRVVGRTDGLLYRRGNFNGTWDDLICRALIEERDAEISLSPGFRWGATLLPGQDITMDDVYNQTAITYPAAYRMQMTGAQIKDILEDVADNLFNPDPYYQQGGDMVRVGGLGYAIDVSKPMGQRIGALTLLRTGQAIDASASYAVAGWASVNEGTEGPPVYDLVRSFIERRQVVNIPENDTVKVSGF from the coding sequence ATGTTCAATCGCCGCGATTTCCTGCAGGTGGCAGCGGCCGCCACCACCCTGACCGGCTTTTCCGGCTCGCTGAGCCAGGCCATCGCCGAGGGAGCCATCACCCAGGACGGGCTGCTCCGGTTCGATCCCGTCGGCACGGTGACCCTGCTGCACGTCACCGACATCCACGCCCAGCTCGTGCCGATCTTCTTCCGCGAGCCGTCGGTCAACCTGGGCATCGGCGAGGCGGCCGGGGTGGCGCCCCACGTCACCGGCGACGCCTTCCTGAAGAAGTTCGGCATCCGGCAGGGCTCGGCCGAGGCCTACGCCTTCTCCAGCGAAGGCTATGCCGGGCTGGCGGCGGAGTACGGCCGGGTCGGCGGGCTGGACCGCATGGCCACCCTGGTCAAGGCGATCCGCGCCGAGCGGCCGGGCAAGACCCTGCTGCTGGAGGGCGGCGACAGCCTCCAGGGATCCTACGGCGCGCTGAAGACCCGCGGCGGCGACATGGCGGCGGCGCTGAAGGCTCTGGGGGTCGAGGGCTGCACCTTCCACTGGGAGTTCACCTACGGCACCGAACGGGTCAAGGAACTGATCGAGGAACTGGGCTGTCCCTTCGTCGCGGGCAACGTGCTGGACACCGAGTGGGACGAGCAGGCCTTCAAGCCCTACGAGATGTACGAGCGGGGCGGCGTGAAGATCGTGGTGGTCGGCCAGGCCTTCCCCTATACCCCCGTCGCGAACCCGCGCTACATGAACCCGACGCTGTCGTTCGGCATCCGCGAGGACTTGGTCCGCAAGCATGTGGAGGCGGCGCGGGCCGAGGGCGCCGGGCTGGTCGTGCTGCTGTCGCACAACGGGTTCGACGTGGACCGCAAGCTGGCGAGCCGGGTCGCCGGCATCGACGTGGTGCTGTCCGGCCATACCCATGACGCGGTCCCGGCGGTGGTGCCGGTCGGCAGGACGCTGATCGTGGCGTCGGGCTCGCACGGCAAGTTCCTGTCGCGGCTGGACCTCGACGTGCGGGGCGGGGAAGTCAAGGACTACCGGTTCCAGCTGATCCCTGTGTTCTCCGACGCCATCGCGCCCGACCCGGACATGGCCGGGGTGATCGAGGGGCTGCGGGCCCCCTTCAAGCCCGAGCTCTCCCGCGTGGTCGGACGGACCGACGGGCTGCTGTACCGGCGGGGCAACTTCAACGGCACCTGGGACGACCTGATCTGCCGGGCGCTGATCGAGGAGCGGGACGCCGAGATCTCGCTGTCGCCGGGCTTCCGCTGGGGCGCCACGCTGCTTCCCGGCCAGGACATCACCATGGACGACGTCTACAACCAGACGGCCATAACCTATCCCGCGGCCTACCGGATGCAGATGACCGGGGCGCAGATCAAGGACATCCTGGAGGACGTCGCCGACAACCTGTTCAACCCCGACCCCTATTACCAGCAGGGCGGCGACATGGTGCGGGTGGGCGGCCTGGGCTACGCGATCGACGTTTCCAAGCCCATGGGACAGAGGATCGGCGCCCTGACCCTGCTGCGGACCGGGCAGGCGATCGACGCCTCGGCGAGCTATGCTGTGGCCGGATGGGCCTCGGTGAACGAGGGGACGGAGGGGCCGCCGGTCTACGACCTGGTGCGCAGCTTCATCGAGCGCCGGCAGGTCGTCAACATCCCCGAGAACGACACCGTCAAGGTGAGCGGCTTCTGA
- the soxZ gene encoding thiosulfate oxidation carrier complex protein SoxZ, whose product MAIDAKPRIKLPKTAAKGELLEVKTLITHPMESGQRKDDKGQPIPRQIINGFVATFNGRQVFKADLYPSLSANPYITFLVKMEESGKFEFAWTDDDGTVYKDVKEITVG is encoded by the coding sequence ATGGCCATCGACGCCAAGCCCCGGATCAAGCTGCCCAAGACCGCAGCGAAGGGCGAACTGCTGGAAGTGAAGACGCTGATCACCCACCCCATGGAATCGGGCCAGCGCAAGGACGACAAGGGCCAGCCGATCCCGCGCCAGATCATCAACGGCTTCGTCGCGACCTTCAACGGCCGGCAGGTGTTCAAGGCCGACCTTTACCCGTCCCTGTCGGCCAACCCGTACATCACCTTCCTCGTCAAGATGGAGGAGAGCGGCAAGTTCGAGTTCGCCTGGACCGACGACGACGGCACCGTCTACAAGGACGTCAAGGAAATCACCGTCGGCTGA